A stretch of Synechococcus sp. WH 8020 DNA encodes these proteins:
- a CDS encoding integron integrase has product MLRGEIANALTSARPGLIATYREALSSRHYARRTIGTYERWLRRFLRFHKRRHPREMGGPEINAFLTHLAVEEHVSASTQNQALAALLFLYRRVLNVDPGDLEGVVRARRPTRLPVVLSVVEVRAVLQQLEGASALVSGLLYGSGLRLMEALRLRVQDIDCAACQVMIHGGKGNKDRVTVLPQNLMEPLQIHLQEVRRLHRQDLAAGWGQVPLPNALARKYSSASREWVWQWVFPQVTRWRNRETGEQGRHHLDPSVIQRAVRSAVQAAGISKHASCHTFRHCFATHLLERGSDIRTIQELLGHSDVKTTMIYTHVLNRGPAGVTSPADLL; this is encoded by the coding sequence ATGCTTCGTGGAGAGATCGCCAATGCTTTGACCAGTGCCAGGCCTGGCTTGATTGCCACGTATCGCGAAGCGTTGTCTTCACGTCACTACGCCCGACGAACGATCGGAACGTATGAGCGCTGGCTCCGACGCTTCTTGAGGTTCCATAAGCGGCGCCATCCACGTGAGATGGGTGGGCCTGAGATCAATGCTTTCCTGACCCACCTTGCCGTTGAAGAGCATGTGAGCGCATCCACTCAAAATCAGGCCCTGGCCGCGTTGCTGTTTCTTTACAGGCGGGTGCTCAACGTTGATCCTGGCGACCTCGAGGGTGTTGTTCGAGCGCGACGGCCCACGCGTCTGCCAGTGGTGCTGAGTGTTGTGGAAGTCCGCGCGGTGCTTCAACAATTAGAAGGAGCCTCTGCCTTGGTGAGCGGTCTGTTGTATGGAAGTGGGCTCCGGCTGATGGAAGCCCTTCGGCTCCGTGTTCAAGACATTGATTGTGCGGCTTGTCAGGTGATGATTCATGGCGGCAAAGGCAACAAGGATCGGGTGACGGTGCTTCCTCAGAACCTGATGGAGCCTCTGCAGATCCATCTGCAGGAGGTCAGGAGGCTCCATCGCCAAGACCTCGCAGCTGGGTGGGGGCAAGTCCCACTCCCGAATGCACTGGCCCGAAAATACTCGTCAGCCTCGCGTGAATGGGTGTGGCAATGGGTGTTCCCGCAAGTAACGCGTTGGCGGAATCGGGAGACAGGGGAACAGGGGCGCCATCATCTTGATCCTTCTGTCATCCAGCGCGCCGTTCGCTCTGCAGTCCAAGCTGCCGGGATCAGTAAACATGCCAGCTGCCATACCTTTCGTCATTGCTTTGCTACCCACCTACTTGAACGTGGATCAGACATTCGAACCATTCAGGAGCTTCTGGGACACAGTGATGTGAAGACAACAATGATCTACACGCATGTGCTTAATCGAGGCCCTGCAGGCGTAACGAGCCCGGCAGATTTGCTTTGA